In Pongo pygmaeus isolate AG05252 chromosome 13, NHGRI_mPonPyg2-v2.0_pri, whole genome shotgun sequence, one genomic interval encodes:
- the EXOSC3 gene encoding exosome complex component RRP40 isoform X2, whose protein sequence is MAEAASVAAESLAGSRARAARTVLGQVVLPGEELLLPEQEDAEGPGGAVERPLSLNAGARSRVRVVCGPGLRRCGDRLLVTKCGRLRHKEPGSGSGGGVYWVDSQQKRYVPVKGDHVIGIVTAKSGDIFKVDVGGSEPASLSYLSFEGATKRNRPNVQAIGSRL, encoded by the exons ATGGCCGAAGCTGCGTCTGTCGCGGCTGAATCTCTCGCGGGCAGCAGGGCGCGCGCTGCACGCACAGTACTAGGTCAGGTGGTGCTCCCGGGTGAGGAGCTGCTCCTGCCGGAACAGGAGGACGCGGAAGGCCCTGGGGGTGCAGTGGAGCGACCGTTGAGCCTGAATGCTGGAGCGCGCTCGCGGGTGCGCGTTGTATGCGGTCCCGGCCTTCGGCGCTGTGGGGACCGCCTGCTGGTCACCAAGTGCGGCCGCCTCCGTCACAAGGAGCCCGGCAGTGGCAGCGGCGGCGGTGTTTACTGGGTGGACTCTCAGCAGAAGCGG TATGTTCCAGTAAAAGGAGACCATGTGATTGGCATAGTGACAGCTAAATCTGGAGATATATTCAAAGTTGATGTTGGAGGGAGTGAGCCAGCTTCTTTGTCTTACTTGTCATTTGAAGGTGCAACTAAAAGAAACAGACCAAATGTGCAG GCTATTGGCTCCAGATTGTGA
- the EXOSC3 gene encoding exosome complex component RRP40 isoform X1: protein MAEAASVAAESLAGSRARAARTVLGQVVLPGEELLLPEQEDAEGPGGAVERPLSLNAGARSRVRVVCGPGLRRCGDRLLVTKCGRLRHKEPGSGSGGGVYWVDSQQKRYVPVKGDHVIGIVTAKSGDIFKVDVGGSEPASLSYLSFEGATKRNRPNVQVGDLIYGQFVVANKDMEPEMVCIDSCGRANGMGVIGQDGLLFKVTLGLIRKLLAPDCEIIQEVGKLYPLEIVFGMNGRIWVKAKTIQQTLILANILEACEHMTSDQRKQIFSRLAES, encoded by the exons ATGGCCGAAGCTGCGTCTGTCGCGGCTGAATCTCTCGCGGGCAGCAGGGCGCGCGCTGCACGCACAGTACTAGGTCAGGTGGTGCTCCCGGGTGAGGAGCTGCTCCTGCCGGAACAGGAGGACGCGGAAGGCCCTGGGGGTGCAGTGGAGCGACCGTTGAGCCTGAATGCTGGAGCGCGCTCGCGGGTGCGCGTTGTATGCGGTCCCGGCCTTCGGCGCTGTGGGGACCGCCTGCTGGTCACCAAGTGCGGCCGCCTCCGTCACAAGGAGCCCGGCAGTGGCAGCGGCGGCGGTGTTTACTGGGTGGACTCTCAGCAGAAGCGG TATGTTCCAGTAAAAGGAGACCATGTGATTGGCATAGTGACAGCTAAATCTGGAGATATATTCAAAGTTGATGTTGGAGGGAGTGAGCCAGCTTCTTTGTCTTACTTGTCATTTGAAGGTGCAACTAAAAGAAACAGACCAAATGTGCAG GTTGGAGATCTCATCTATGGCCAATTTGtggttgctaataaagacatggaaCCAGAGATGGTCTGTATTGACAGCTGTGGACGAGCCAATGGAATGGGTGTCATTGGACAGGATGGTCTGCTTTTTAAAGTGACTCTGGGCTTAATTAGAAA GCTATTGGCTCCAGATTGTGAAATCATACAGGAAGTGGGAAAACTCTATCCACTGGAGATAGTATttggaatgaatggaagaatATGGGTTAAGGCAAAAACCATCCAGCAGACTTTAATTTTGGCAAACATTTTAGAAGCTTGTGAACACATGACGTCAGATCAAAGAAAACAGATCTTCTCCAGATTGGCAGAAAGTTGA
- the TRMT10B gene encoding tRNA methyltransferase 10 homolog B isoform X1 gives MDWKLEGSTQKVESPVLQEQESILEETGEDGLPEAFQLLQIDAEGERQEGEILATGSTAWCSKNVQRKQTHWEKIVAAKKSKRKQEKERRKANRAENPGICPQHSKRFLRALTKDKLLEAKHSGPRLCIDLSMTHHMSKKELSRLAGQIRRLYGSNKKADRPFWICLTGFTTDSPLYEECVRMNDGFSSYLLDITEEDCFSLFPLETLVYLTPDSEHALEDVDLNKVYILGGLVDESIQKKVTFQKAREYSVKTARLPIQEYMVRNQNGKNYHSEILAINQVFDILSTYLETHNWPEALKKGVSSGKGYILRNSVE, from the exons ATGGACTGGAAATTGGAAGGGAGTACTCAGAAAGTAGAGTCACCTGTGCTGCAGGAGCAAGAAAGCATCCTAGAGGAGACAGGTGAAGATGGACTTCCTGAAGCCTTCCAGCTTCTGCAGATCGATGCGGAAGGCGAGCGCCAGGAGGGAGAGATCCTGGCCACAGGCAGTACGGCATGGTGCTCG aaaaatgtCCAGAGAAAACAGACACACTGGGAAAAGATAGTTGCAGCAAAGAAGagcaaaagaaagcaagaaaaagaacgAAGAAAAGCCAATCGTGCAGAAAATCCAG GCATTTGCCCCCAGCACAGCAAACGTTTCCTGAGAGCTCTAACCAAAGACAAACTTTTGGAAGCCAAACACTCAGGACCAAGACTGTGTATCGATTTGAGTATGACCCACCACATGTCAAAGAAG GAATTAAGTAGACTGGCTGGACAGATTCGAAGGTTGTATGGTTCAAACAAAAAAGCTGACAGGCCATTTTGGATCTGCCTCACTGGATTCACAACAGACAGTCCCCTTTATGAAGAGTGTGTGAGGATGAATGATGGATTTTCTAGTTACTTG TTAGACATAACAGAAGAAGACTGCTTTAGTTTATTTCCTCTGGAAACCCTTGTGTACCTGACTCCTGACTCAGAACACG CTCTTGAAGATGTTGATCTAAACAAAGTTTACATCCTCGGTGGGCTTGTGGATGAAAGCATTCAGAAG AAGGTGACATTTCAAAAGGCCCGGGAATACTCTGTCAAGACCGCACGCTTGCCAATCCAGGAATACATGGTCAGAAACCAGAATGGGAAAAACTATCATTCAGAGATACTGGCCATCAATCAAG TGTTTGATATCCTGTCCACTTACTTAGAGACTCACAACTGGCCTGAAGCATTGAAGAAAGGAGTTTCTTCAGGAAAAGGCTATATTCTTCGGAACTCAGTGGAATGA
- the TRMT10B gene encoding tRNA methyltransferase 10 homolog B isoform X3 yields MVLGICPQHSKRFLRALTKDKLLEAKHSGPRLCIDLSMTHHMSKKELSRLAGQIRRLYGSNKKADRPFWICLTGFTTDSPLYEECVRMNDGFSSYLLDITEEDCFSLFPLETLVYLTPDSEHALEDVDLNKVYILGGLVDESIQKKVTFQKAREYSVKTARLPIQEYMVRNQNGKNYHSEILAINQVFDILSTYLETHNWPEALKKGVSSGKGYILRNSVE; encoded by the exons ATGGTGCTCG GCATTTGCCCCCAGCACAGCAAACGTTTCCTGAGAGCTCTAACCAAAGACAAACTTTTGGAAGCCAAACACTCAGGACCAAGACTGTGTATCGATTTGAGTATGACCCACCACATGTCAAAGAAG GAATTAAGTAGACTGGCTGGACAGATTCGAAGGTTGTATGGTTCAAACAAAAAAGCTGACAGGCCATTTTGGATCTGCCTCACTGGATTCACAACAGACAGTCCCCTTTATGAAGAGTGTGTGAGGATGAATGATGGATTTTCTAGTTACTTG TTAGACATAACAGAAGAAGACTGCTTTAGTTTATTTCCTCTGGAAACCCTTGTGTACCTGACTCCTGACTCAGAACACG CTCTTGAAGATGTTGATCTAAACAAAGTTTACATCCTCGGTGGGCTTGTGGATGAAAGCATTCAGAAG AAGGTGACATTTCAAAAGGCCCGGGAATACTCTGTCAAGACCGCACGCTTGCCAATCCAGGAATACATGGTCAGAAACCAGAATGGGAAAAACTATCATTCAGAGATACTGGCCATCAATCAAG TGTTTGATATCCTGTCCACTTACTTAGAGACTCACAACTGGCCTGAAGCATTGAAGAAAGGAGTTTCTTCAGGAAAAGGCTATATTCTTCGGAACTCAGTGGAATGA
- the TRMT10B gene encoding tRNA methyltransferase 10 homolog B isoform X4, producing MDFLKPSSFCRSMRKASARRERSWPQAVRHGARLAGQIRRLYGSNKKADRPFWICLTGFTTDSPLYEECVRMNDGFSSYLLDITEEDCFSLFPLETLVYLTPDSEHALEDVDLNKVYILGGLVDESIQKKVTFQKAREYSVKTARLPIQEYMVRNQNGKNYHSEILAINQVFDILSTYLETHNWPEALKKGVSSGKGYILRNSVE from the exons ATGGACTTCCTGAAGCCTTCCAGCTTCTGCAGATCGATGCGGAAGGCGAGCGCCAGGAGGGAGAGATCCTGGCCACAGGCAGTACGGCATGGTGCTCG ACTGGCTGGACAGATTCGAAGGTTGTATGGTTCAAACAAAAAAGCTGACAGGCCATTTTGGATCTGCCTCACTGGATTCACAACAGACAGTCCCCTTTATGAAGAGTGTGTGAGGATGAATGATGGATTTTCTAGTTACTTG TTAGACATAACAGAAGAAGACTGCTTTAGTTTATTTCCTCTGGAAACCCTTGTGTACCTGACTCCTGACTCAGAACACG CTCTTGAAGATGTTGATCTAAACAAAGTTTACATCCTCGGTGGGCTTGTGGATGAAAGCATTCAGAAG AAGGTGACATTTCAAAAGGCCCGGGAATACTCTGTCAAGACCGCACGCTTGCCAATCCAGGAATACATGGTCAGAAACCAGAATGGGAAAAACTATCATTCAGAGATACTGGCCATCAATCAAG TGTTTGATATCCTGTCCACTTACTTAGAGACTCACAACTGGCCTGAAGCATTGAAGAAAGGAGTTTCTTCAGGAAAAGGCTATATTCTTCGGAACTCAGTGGAATGA
- the TRMT10B gene encoding tRNA methyltransferase 10 homolog B isoform X2, with protein sequence MDWKLEGSTQKVESPVLQEQESILEETGEDGLPEAFQLLQIDAEGERQEGEILATGSTAWCSELSRLAGQIRRLYGSNKKADRPFWICLTGFTTDSPLYEECVRMNDGFSSYLLDITEEDCFSLFPLETLVYLTPDSEHALEDVDLNKVYILGGLVDESIQKKVTFQKAREYSVKTARLPIQEYMVRNQNGKNYHSEILAINQVFDILSTYLETHNWPEALKKGVSSGKGYILRNSVE encoded by the exons ATGGACTGGAAATTGGAAGGGAGTACTCAGAAAGTAGAGTCACCTGTGCTGCAGGAGCAAGAAAGCATCCTAGAGGAGACAGGTGAAGATGGACTTCCTGAAGCCTTCCAGCTTCTGCAGATCGATGCGGAAGGCGAGCGCCAGGAGGGAGAGATCCTGGCCACAGGCAGTACGGCATGGTGCTCG GAATTAAGTAGACTGGCTGGACAGATTCGAAGGTTGTATGGTTCAAACAAAAAAGCTGACAGGCCATTTTGGATCTGCCTCACTGGATTCACAACAGACAGTCCCCTTTATGAAGAGTGTGTGAGGATGAATGATGGATTTTCTAGTTACTTG TTAGACATAACAGAAGAAGACTGCTTTAGTTTATTTCCTCTGGAAACCCTTGTGTACCTGACTCCTGACTCAGAACACG CTCTTGAAGATGTTGATCTAAACAAAGTTTACATCCTCGGTGGGCTTGTGGATGAAAGCATTCAGAAG AAGGTGACATTTCAAAAGGCCCGGGAATACTCTGTCAAGACCGCACGCTTGCCAATCCAGGAATACATGGTCAGAAACCAGAATGGGAAAAACTATCATTCAGAGATACTGGCCATCAATCAAG TGTTTGATATCCTGTCCACTTACTTAGAGACTCACAACTGGCCTGAAGCATTGAAGAAAGGAGTTTCTTCAGGAAAAGGCTATATTCTTCGGAACTCAGTGGAATGA